In a single window of the Aminomonas paucivorans DSM 12260 genome:
- a CDS encoding ABC transporter permease — translation MWVDCFLRETKILFLRDPRRAMFLFGASLAYLILFGVLYGPAQVRGIPLGVLDQDQSALSRSLTRAFGDSERFALCHQVSTEEEAERLLRERRVQAVLVIPPRFARNVKAGLSSPVMWIGDGSNIAVAGAGGMEAQEILEVLGADLGADQGAWGGIPRDKARGWSHPVELRLRLRGNPTLSYLEYFVIGLAMAAFQEGILLSVGAAFLGTGRRSGRGAEPVGVCFAVKLLLYGVCSLGAFALALFAGNRFFPIPFWGSWGAVGALGAFFSFGVALFAAAVACRMVSEVNYTRFALVYTVPAFILSGAIWPREAMGTVSRGLSFLFPLTWMVDPLRRLLLWGSDPGLAHHLLILGGIGFLSLGTLFLPGGALAGGLPGERPGGRAPLGVGKEGKTC, via the coding sequence ATGTGGGTGGACTGTTTTCTGCGGGAGACAAAGATCCTGTTTCTGCGGGACCCCCGCAGGGCGATGTTTCTCTTCGGGGCCTCCCTGGCATACCTGATCCTCTTCGGGGTTTTGTACGGTCCCGCACAGGTCCGGGGCATTCCCCTGGGGGTCCTGGACCAGGACCAGAGCGCCCTGAGCCGTTCCCTGACCCGGGCTTTCGGGGATTCGGAGCGCTTCGCCCTGTGCCACCAGGTGAGCACCGAGGAGGAGGCGGAGAGGCTGCTCCGGGAGCGTCGGGTCCAGGCTGTCCTGGTGATCCCTCCCCGGTTCGCCCGGAACGTGAAGGCAGGGCTCTCCTCCCCGGTGATGTGGATCGGCGACGGGAGCAACATCGCCGTGGCCGGTGCCGGAGGGATGGAGGCTCAGGAGATCCTGGAGGTCCTGGGAGCGGATCTGGGGGCGGACCAGGGGGCCTGGGGGGGAATCCCCCGAGACAAGGCCAGGGGCTGGTCCCACCCGGTGGAGCTTCGCCTGCGTCTGAGGGGAAACCCCACCCTCTCCTATCTGGAGTATTTCGTCATCGGCCTTGCCATGGCGGCCTTTCAGGAGGGAATCCTCCTGTCCGTGGGGGCCGCCTTTCTGGGGACGGGGAGACGGTCCGGAAGGGGGGCGGAGCCGGTGGGGGTGTGCTTTGCCGTGAAGCTCCTGCTTTACGGGGTCTGTTCCCTGGGAGCCTTCGCCCTGGCGCTGTTCGCGGGCAACCGGTTCTTCCCCATCCCCTTTTGGGGAAGCTGGGGTGCCGTCGGGGCGTTGGGGGCCTTCTTTTCCTTCGGAGTTGCCCTGTTTGCCGCCGCCGTGGCCTGCCGCATGGTCTCGGAGGTGAATTACACGCGGTTTGCCCTGGTCTACACCGTCCCCGCCTTCATCCTCTCCGGAGCCATCTGGCCTCGGGAGGCCATGGGGACGGTTTCCCGGGGACTCTCCTTCCTCTTCCCCCTGACCTGGATGGTGGATCCCCTGAGGCGTCTTCTCCTGTGGGGAAGCGACCCGGGTCTTGCCCACCATCTCCTGATCCTGGGGGGCATCGGCTTCCTGAGCCTGGGGACCCTGTTTCTTCCCGGGGGAGCCTTGGCGGGGGGGCTCCCTGGGGAGAGGCCTGGCGGGAGGGCGCCCCTGGGGGTTGGCAAGGAGGGGAAAACGTGCTAG
- a CDS encoding ABC transporter permease codes for MGFRFLVLRECRRILRRSPATAAILFLVPLGYLLLFGDVYRAGSLAGIPLVILDEDATAPSRSLIRVFEDSEKFRLVAQATGPEEVDHLLREGEAKVALVIPRDFAKRMKQGLSTPLLLEADSSNLIHANVALKSGREIVQNYSAVVGQRLGESVGRPPLESLNRGFPVRMRLRVLGNPTLSYKNFILSGIGVNGLQLALFITACVALSDERFHRPVWRRASAGTIVAAKLLPTWLLGVFSLGGYVLAAGLLFRLPYQGRWGDLFLLGGAFCFAVTALGLFFSALLPSKLLALQLPILYVMPGFLCCGYSWPLLAMTPGVCLLAGTFPLSYVAVSLRDLTLTGYAPELWGHVRSLLALGGSFSVAACLGVAWRKRLLPPGASR; via the coding sequence GTGGGCTTCCGCTTTCTGGTCCTGCGGGAATGCCGCCGCATCCTCCGGCGCTCTCCCGCCACGGCGGCCATCCTGTTCCTGGTGCCCCTGGGATACCTGCTGCTGTTCGGGGATGTGTACCGTGCGGGTTCCCTGGCGGGCATCCCCCTGGTGATCCTGGACGAGGATGCCACCGCCCCCAGCCGGTCGCTGATCCGGGTCTTCGAGGACTCGGAAAAGTTCCGCCTGGTGGCCCAGGCTACGGGGCCGGAGGAGGTGGACCATCTCCTCCGAGAGGGGGAGGCCAAGGTTGCCCTGGTGATTCCCCGGGACTTCGCCAAGAGAATGAAACAGGGGCTCTCGACCCCCCTGCTCCTGGAGGCGGACTCCAGCAACCTGATCCACGCCAACGTGGCCCTCAAGTCCGGCCGGGAGATCGTGCAGAACTACTCCGCGGTCGTGGGGCAGCGCCTCGGCGAGTCCGTCGGCCGGCCCCCCCTGGAGTCCCTGAACCGGGGGTTTCCTGTGCGGATGCGCCTGCGGGTGTTGGGTAACCCCACCCTGTCCTACAAGAACTTCATCCTGTCGGGCATCGGGGTCAACGGGCTCCAGCTGGCCCTGTTCATCACGGCCTGCGTCGCCCTGAGCGACGAGCGGTTCCACCGGCCCGTCTGGCGGCGGGCCTCCGCGGGGACCATTGTGGCCGCCAAGCTGCTGCCCACCTGGCTCCTGGGGGTGTTCTCCCTGGGGGGGTACGTCCTGGCGGCGGGCCTCCTCTTCCGCCTTCCCTACCAGGGACGGTGGGGAGACCTGTTCCTCCTGGGCGGGGCCTTCTGCTTCGCCGTCACCGCCCTGGGTCTCTTCTTTTCCGCCCTCCTTCCCTCGAAGCTGCTGGCTCTCCAGCTGCCCATCCTGTACGTCATGCCGGGGTTCCTGTGCTGCGGCTACAGCTGGCCTCTCCTGGCCATGACCCCCGGGGTGTGCCTCCTGGCGGGGACCTTCCCCCTGAGCTACGTCGCCGTGAGCCTTCGGGACCTGACCCTGACGGGATATGCCCCGGAACTCTGGGGGCATGTCCGATCCCTGCTGGCCCTGGGGGGGAGTTTCTCCGTCGCGGCGTGTCTGGGCGTGGCCTGGAGGAAGCGTCTCCTGCCCCCGGGGGCTTCCCGCTGA
- a CDS encoding HlyD family secretion protein, translating to MRGRPSGRPGLLLLAVLVAAAGMAAVAWCAAGEHGESPGAELWGRGDAKEVDVNSRVAGRVVDLLVREGELVSRDAVLARIDNRDLRARLDQAREAEKALSAQLAQADTATVYQAQAARAVLAIATAQRRKAEADLNLATKDYRRYQELLAENVVSRQVFEANETRFLVSRALLAQAQGAEESARAGLLQVAMNRDNRDAVARKLEQARAAVREAQVFVDESKIRAPFDGIVTTKYVEEGAMVSTGMPLVAIQDPGDNWVDLKIRETELDRYPLGATVHLEGRDGRTRVLGRIADVSHKAEFATYRATDERGETDTVTFNVKIQTDAASVRPGMRFRVLGVEKDR from the coding sequence ATGAGGGGACGTCCTTCCGGAAGGCCGGGGCTGCTGCTCCTGGCGGTGCTGGTGGCGGCGGCGGGAATGGCGGCGGTGGCCTGGTGCGCCGCGGGGGAGCATGGGGAGTCTCCCGGGGCGGAGCTGTGGGGGCGAGGGGATGCCAAGGAGGTGGACGTGAACTCCCGGGTAGCGGGGAGGGTGGTGGACCTTCTGGTTCGGGAGGGGGAGCTGGTGAGCCGCGACGCCGTTCTGGCCCGGATCGACAATCGGGATCTCCGTGCCCGACTGGATCAGGCCCGAGAGGCGGAGAAGGCCCTTTCGGCCCAACTCGCCCAGGCGGACACCGCCACGGTCTACCAGGCCCAGGCGGCCCGTGCGGTCCTGGCCATCGCCACGGCCCAACGCAGGAAGGCGGAGGCGGACCTGAACCTGGCGACGAAGGACTACCGACGCTACCAGGAGCTCCTCGCGGAAAACGTGGTGTCCCGACAGGTCTTCGAGGCCAACGAGACCCGTTTTCTGGTGAGCCGAGCCCTGCTGGCCCAGGCCCAGGGGGCGGAGGAATCCGCCCGGGCGGGACTGCTCCAGGTGGCCATGAACCGGGACAACAGGGATGCGGTGGCGCGGAAGCTGGAGCAGGCCCGGGCCGCGGTTCGGGAGGCTCAGGTCTTCGTGGACGAGTCGAAGATCCGGGCTCCCTTCGACGGCATCGTCACCACGAAATACGTGGAGGAGGGTGCCATGGTCTCCACCGGGATGCCCCTGGTGGCGATCCAGGACCCCGGGGACAACTGGGTGGACCTGAAGATCCGGGAGACGGAGCTGGACCGGTACCCCCTGGGGGCGACGGTCCACCTGGAGGGGCGGGATGGTCGGACCCGGGTGCTCGGGCGCATTGCGGACGTGAGCCACAAGGCGGAGTTCGCCACGTACCGGGCCACGGATGAGCGGGGGGAGACGGACACGGTCACCTTCAACGTGAAGATCCAGACCGACGCGGCGTCGGTCCGCCCCGGGATGCGCTTTCGGGTCCTGGGGGTGGAGAAGGACCGCTGA
- a CDS encoding B3/B4 domain-containing protein produces the protein MNYEVDAAVFERFPGFRRAVVVARDLDNAREVPELEATLRGLEEALRSEPGDPLADPRLTAWMEAFRALELNPKKFPPSVVNLVKRVRGGKPLPFVNPLVALFNCASLEHRIPCGGDDLKVVTGNLALRFASGDETYRPLGQPEATEHPRPGEVVYLDTDSGEVFCRAWCWKNGDVSKILPATREVAINLDGMEPVSLPDLERAAQILAEQIQSLLGGRTEIHLLTPEQRSFEL, from the coding sequence ATGAACTACGAGGTGGATGCGGCGGTGTTCGAACGCTTCCCGGGCTTCCGCCGGGCGGTGGTGGTGGCTCGGGACCTGGACAACGCCCGGGAAGTCCCGGAACTGGAGGCAACCCTGCGGGGTCTGGAGGAGGCCTTGCGGTCCGAACCGGGGGATCCCCTTGCGGACCCCCGGCTGACCGCCTGGATGGAGGCCTTCCGGGCCCTGGAACTGAACCCGAAGAAGTTTCCCCCCTCGGTGGTCAACCTGGTGAAGCGCGTCCGGGGGGGCAAGCCCCTTCCCTTCGTGAACCCCCTGGTGGCCCTGTTCAACTGCGCCAGCCTGGAACACCGCATCCCCTGCGGGGGAGACGACCTGAAGGTCGTGACGGGAAACCTGGCCCTGCGCTTTGCCTCCGGGGACGAGACCTACCGCCCCCTGGGGCAGCCCGAAGCGACGGAACACCCCCGTCCCGGGGAGGTGGTCTACCTGGACACGGACAGCGGCGAAGTGTTCTGCCGGGCCTGGTGCTGGAAGAACGGTGACGTCAGCAAGATCCTCCCCGCCACCCGAGAGGTGGCCATCAACCTGGACGGCATGGAACCCGTGAGCCTTCCCGACCTGGAGCGGGCGGCACAGATCCTGGCGGAGCAGATCCAAAGCCTGCTCGGGGGCCGCACGGAGATCCACCTGCTGACGCCGGAACAACGGTCCTTCGAGCTCTAG
- a CDS encoding TetR/AcrR family transcriptional regulator, with product MMVDRLKEAALELFAWRGYEGTSLTGVAGAVGIKKPSIYAHYGSKMDLFLSVAGWVSREYRQFWDRSLKEAEGMRGDEVPLFLFQRVVGFFSQDPARLAFFLRLWVFPPDDDPELESALDILRENNRRIVETVTGIVRRGVESRLFREVDPEAATHLIFCLLDGYLLRTLRPLEYDYTAELPRLLDLLMEGLRAPGERGGEAR from the coding sequence ATGATGGTGGACCGACTCAAGGAAGCGGCCCTGGAACTGTTCGCGTGGAGGGGCTACGAAGGGACGTCCCTGACGGGCGTGGCGGGGGCGGTGGGGATCAAGAAACCCTCCATCTACGCCCACTACGGGAGCAAGATGGACCTGTTCCTGTCTGTGGCGGGCTGGGTTTCCCGGGAGTACCGGCAGTTTTGGGATCGGTCCCTGAAAGAGGCCGAGGGAATGCGAGGAGACGAGGTGCCCCTGTTCCTCTTCCAGCGGGTCGTGGGTTTCTTCTCGCAGGACCCCGCACGGCTCGCCTTTTTTCTTCGCCTTTGGGTCTTCCCTCCCGACGACGACCCCGAATTGGAATCGGCCCTGGACATCCTGCGGGAGAACAACCGGAGGATTGTGGAGACCGTAACGGGAATCGTTCGCCGGGGGGTGGAATCCCGGCTCTTCCGGGAGGTGGATCCGGAGGCCGCCACCCACTTGATCTTCTGCCTGTTGGACGGATACCTGCTGCGTACCCTCCGTCCCCTGGAATACGATTACACGGCGGAACTGCCCCGGCTTCTGGATTTGCTGATGGAAGGGCTTCGGGCGCCGGGGGAACGGGGGGGCGAGGCGCGATGA
- the ribB gene encoding 3,4-dihydroxy-2-butanone-4-phosphate synthase, which produces MRSLLASRFGGPAERVERALEALRCGTGILVTDDEDRENESDLIFPASSLTVPQMALLIRECSGIVCLCLTEEKARSLDLPPMVRRNTSPYGTAFTESVEAAEGVTTGVSAADRVRTVQAAVRPGAVPEDLRRPGHVFPLVARAGGVLQRRGHTEATVDLMTLAGLEPFGVLCELTNPDGTMARLPEAVVFAREHRFPLVTVEDLAAYRVSPREGVCV; this is translated from the coding sequence ATGCGTTCCCTGTTGGCCTCCCGGTTCGGCGGCCCCGCCGAACGGGTGGAGAGGGCCCTGGAGGCCCTTCGTTGCGGCACCGGCATCCTCGTCACCGACGACGAGGACCGGGAGAACGAATCGGATCTCATCTTCCCGGCTTCGTCCCTCACGGTTCCCCAAATGGCCCTGCTCATCCGGGAGTGCAGCGGCATCGTGTGTCTCTGCCTCACGGAGGAGAAGGCCCGTTCCCTGGACCTGCCTCCCATGGTGCGTCGCAACACCAGCCCCTACGGCACCGCCTTCACCGAGTCGGTCGAGGCGGCGGAGGGGGTCACCACGGGGGTGTCTGCGGCGGATCGGGTGCGCACGGTGCAGGCGGCGGTCCGTCCCGGAGCGGTCCCGGAGGACCTGCGGCGGCCGGGGCACGTGTTTCCCCTGGTGGCAAGGGCCGGGGGGGTGCTCCAGAGGCGGGGACACACGGAGGCCACGGTGGACCTGATGACCTTGGCGGGGTTGGAGCCCTTCGGGGTGCTCTGCGAGCTGACCAACCCCGACGGGACCATGGCCCGGCTGCCCGAGGCGGTAGTCTTCGCCCGGGAGCATCGCTTTCCCCTGGTGACGGTGGAGGACCTGGCGGCCTACCGGGTTTCCCCGAGGGAAGGGGTCTGCGTCTAG
- a CDS encoding methyl-accepting chemotaxis protein, with product MGVTTALRQTSIRFRLLALVVLLGAALLGVSAYLIGALRTASADTAVLHDRGAQGMRWAFASMASAQSGALGVYRSLNTLDQEEAVRLAQGAVGQVRSARDSLRNYEKTLPKGADRAPHDQAAQALEGMASVAGTFEEMVRSQTPMEEIRVFLRDNGAVTAQALAALGSLAEASEKDMASLKARVEADSGAARTVALGVVAAALLLALALGWLVVRSITGPMGEMVANLERIASELDLTFRSRETARDELAAVRAALAHLFDQFEGAIRSVGRISQEMSGHAQTFSATAEEANAAVEEVRSQVDVTASRIESLASGTEEVNASVEEVSAGAQTAAVRSTEVAGQVEEARRAGDQGREAMHEAVASVAVVAREARASMGRVQELAGRARDIQGFVGAIGQIADQTNLLALNAAIEAARAGEAGRGFAVVAEEVRKLAEESGEAARSIAGLAQAIAQDLQDVVRSVEANASGSEGVQALTERAREAIALIGERLEAIAAASQDMAAVSQEQAASSQEISSVVQGMAGQTQDVALASQSVQGQIQEVAAVAEQVAVGSDELARLSEALDREVHRFRLRAEGEEGLRALPSSSALRGLAPVGEMG from the coding sequence GTGGGTGTGACGACGGCGTTGAGGCAAACGAGCATCCGGTTTCGGCTTCTGGCCCTGGTGGTCCTGTTGGGAGCCGCCCTCTTGGGGGTTTCGGCCTACCTGATCGGGGCGCTGCGGACGGCCAGCGCCGACACGGCGGTGCTGCACGATCGGGGTGCCCAGGGGATGCGGTGGGCCTTTGCCTCCATGGCTTCTGCCCAGAGTGGAGCCCTGGGGGTTTATCGCTCCCTGAACACCCTGGACCAGGAGGAGGCGGTTCGGCTGGCCCAGGGAGCGGTGGGGCAGGTCCGTTCCGCCCGGGATTCCCTGAGAAACTACGAGAAGACCCTCCCGAAGGGAGCGGATCGGGCGCCCCATGACCAGGCTGCCCAGGCCCTGGAGGGCATGGCTTCCGTGGCGGGGACCTTCGAGGAAATGGTGCGGTCCCAGACCCCCATGGAGGAGATCCGTGTGTTTCTCCGGGACAACGGGGCCGTCACCGCCCAGGCCCTGGCGGCCCTGGGTTCCCTGGCGGAGGCTTCGGAGAAGGACATGGCGTCCCTCAAGGCGCGGGTGGAGGCTGATTCGGGGGCGGCACGCACGGTGGCCCTGGGGGTGGTGGCTGCGGCCCTTCTTTTGGCCCTGGCCCTGGGATGGCTGGTGGTCCGTTCCATCACCGGTCCCATGGGGGAGATGGTGGCCAACCTGGAGCGGATCGCCTCGGAGCTGGACCTGACGTTCCGCAGCCGCGAAACCGCCCGGGACGAACTTGCCGCGGTCCGCGCCGCCCTGGCCCATCTATTCGATCAGTTCGAGGGGGCCATCCGTTCCGTGGGGCGCATCAGCCAGGAGATGAGCGGTCACGCCCAGACCTTCTCCGCCACGGCGGAGGAGGCCAACGCGGCGGTGGAGGAGGTGCGGTCCCAGGTGGACGTGACGGCGAGCCGCATCGAATCCCTGGCCTCTGGGACGGAAGAGGTGAACGCCAGCGTGGAGGAGGTTTCCGCGGGGGCCCAGACCGCGGCGGTGCGGAGCACCGAGGTGGCGGGGCAGGTGGAGGAGGCCCGGAGGGCGGGAGACCAGGGGCGCGAGGCCATGCACGAGGCGGTGGCCTCCGTGGCGGTCGTGGCCCGGGAGGCTCGGGCGTCCATGGGGCGGGTGCAGGAACTGGCGGGGCGCGCCCGGGACATCCAGGGCTTCGTGGGAGCCATCGGCCAGATCGCGGACCAGACGAACCTCCTGGCCCTGAACGCGGCCATCGAGGCGGCTCGGGCGGGAGAGGCGGGGCGAGGTTTCGCGGTGGTGGCGGAAGAGGTGCGCAAGCTGGCGGAGGAGAGCGGCGAGGCGGCGCGGAGCATCGCGGGCCTGGCCCAGGCCATCGCCCAGGACCTCCAGGACGTGGTGCGTTCCGTGGAGGCCAACGCCTCCGGGTCCGAGGGCGTCCAGGCCCTGACGGAAAGGGCCCGGGAGGCCATTGCCCTCATCGGGGAGCGGCTTGAAGCCATTGCCGCCGCCTCCCAGGACATGGCGGCGGTGTCCCAGGAACAGGCCGCCTCCAGCCAGGAAATCTCCTCGGTGGTGCAGGGCATGGCGGGACAGACCCAGGACGTGGCTCTTGCCTCCCAGTCGGTGCAGGGACAGATTCAGGAGGTCGCGGCGGTGGCGGAGCAGGTGGCGGTGGGTTCCGACGAGCTGGCGCGGCTGTCGGAAGCCCTGGACCGGGAAGTGCATCGGTTCCGCCTGCGCGCCGAAGGGGAGGAGGGGCTGCGGGCCCTTCCGTCCTCGTCTGCCCTGCGCGGGTTGGCTCCGGTGGGGGAGATGGGCTGA
- a CDS encoding PAS domain-containing sensor histidine kinase → MPKVLDFPLMDLLHSCPDPIWCIRLPDFKLVFLTLGAERLLGIPLGELPLRASVGELLVPEDLPLWKRFLQEAQERGEARAELRVRRGDGGEVWLDLRGVLTRDERGQPRYLTGIAVDVSDRRRAEDALRRSEARWRAVLNSTGDAFLMADQGGAITDCNEAFLRLGGYRKEEVLGLSLRRVVPEDQLGILDYQWHLGALQGQCDYEVDLLCRDGTRLPVWVQADRVLQEGEPPLLFAFLRDLSASRKVQEEQRHQVAFLRTLLDTIPSPVFYKDAQGRYLGCNRAFLDLVGRDLKEVEGRTAQEFLPASLLPQVVRSDMELLRHPGTLSFETPWQAGKGGERHFVVQKASFGDEREGVLGFVGVMVEITERKRMEEDLREARDRAESSSEAKMAFLSHMSHEIRTPMNAIVGLSELLLEECPHDPQREQLRLIREASGSLMELLGDILDLSKIEAGRLELDHEPFDLEETCRSVCSLLGMEAKRKGLVFSWDVAPSAQGFFLGDSFRLRQVLWNLVGNAVKFTERGRVHVTAWGEQGEGGARKVHFRVQDTGIGILPVNLERIFEYFSQGETLLHRRFPGTGLGLSISRHLVRAMGGEILVASEPGAGSVFSFSLVLSPAPEGVRSGRPGDEGSAPLPEGVRVLLAEDNPANRKLMAALLGRLHWQIREAATGEEALRLFVRTPFDLVLLDIQMPELDGLEVARRIRALEKARSAGRVLLVALTAFATKEDRRRCLEVGMDEYLPKPVTPVELRRTLGGLLSRRASSEEEPEPRGEGRGTSVTDLEVLRAMTEGDEELMREFVEEFLQSLPEQRAVLDRAYRDQDEGETAYVLHRLKGGASYLGGREMESLSADLMTLYRAGRGEEARPRIPELLGLLARAEEELREEMEVALSGAPSLREGVDGEKLPQ, encoded by the coding sequence GTGCCTAAGGTGCTGGACTTCCCCCTCATGGACCTCCTGCATTCCTGCCCCGATCCCATCTGGTGCATCCGGTTGCCGGACTTCAAGCTGGTCTTCCTCACCCTGGGGGCGGAACGGCTTCTGGGGATTCCCCTGGGAGAACTTCCCCTGCGCGCCAGCGTGGGGGAGCTGCTGGTCCCGGAGGACCTTCCCCTTTGGAAGCGCTTTCTCCAGGAGGCGCAGGAAAGGGGAGAGGCCCGGGCGGAGCTGCGGGTTCGCCGGGGGGACGGAGGAGAGGTCTGGCTGGACCTTCGGGGCGTGCTGACCCGGGACGAACGGGGGCAGCCCCGCTACCTGACGGGCATCGCCGTGGACGTCTCGGACCGGCGGCGGGCGGAGGACGCCCTGCGTCGCTCCGAAGCCCGCTGGCGCGCCGTCCTGAACAGCACCGGAGATGCCTTCCTCATGGCGGACCAGGGGGGGGCCATCACGGACTGCAACGAGGCCTTCCTGCGGCTGGGGGGGTACCGGAAGGAGGAGGTGCTGGGGCTGTCCCTCCGACGGGTGGTGCCGGAGGACCAGCTGGGCATCCTGGACTACCAGTGGCACCTGGGGGCCCTCCAGGGGCAATGCGACTACGAGGTGGACCTGCTTTGCCGGGACGGGACGCGGCTGCCCGTCTGGGTTCAGGCCGACCGGGTCCTTCAGGAGGGGGAACCTCCCCTGCTCTTTGCCTTCCTGAGGGACCTCTCCGCCAGCAGGAAGGTTCAGGAGGAGCAGAGACATCAAGTGGCCTTCCTGCGCACCCTTCTGGACACCATCCCCAGCCCCGTGTTCTACAAGGACGCCCAGGGCCGTTATCTGGGATGCAACCGGGCCTTTCTGGACCTGGTAGGGCGGGATCTGAAGGAGGTGGAGGGACGCACCGCCCAGGAGTTCCTGCCTGCCTCCCTTCTGCCCCAGGTGGTGCGTTCGGACATGGAACTGCTCCGGCACCCCGGGACCCTCTCCTTCGAGACTCCCTGGCAGGCGGGGAAGGGGGGAGAACGCCACTTCGTGGTGCAGAAGGCCTCCTTCGGGGACGAGAGGGAAGGTGTCCTGGGGTTCGTGGGGGTCATGGTGGAGATCACGGAGCGCAAACGCATGGAGGAGGATCTGCGGGAAGCCCGGGACCGGGCGGAATCCTCCTCGGAGGCCAAGATGGCCTTCCTGTCCCACATGAGCCACGAGATCCGAACCCCCATGAACGCCATCGTGGGGCTCTCGGAGCTGCTCCTGGAGGAGTGCCCTCACGACCCCCAACGGGAACAGCTGCGCCTGATCCGGGAGGCCTCGGGCTCCCTCATGGAGCTTCTGGGGGACATCCTGGACCTCTCCAAGATCGAGGCGGGGAGGCTGGAGCTGGACCACGAGCCCTTCGACCTGGAGGAGACCTGCAGAAGCGTCTGCTCCCTCCTGGGGATGGAGGCGAAGCGCAAGGGCCTCGTCTTCTCGTGGGACGTGGCCCCCTCCGCCCAAGGCTTTTTCCTGGGGGATTCGTTTCGCCTGCGCCAGGTCCTTTGGAACCTGGTGGGCAACGCGGTGAAGTTCACCGAACGGGGGAGGGTCCACGTGACCGCCTGGGGGGAGCAGGGGGAGGGTGGGGCACGCAAGGTCCACTTCCGGGTCCAGGACACGGGGATCGGGATTCTCCCCGTCAACCTGGAGCGGATCTTCGAGTACTTCAGCCAGGGGGAGACCCTGCTGCATCGCCGCTTTCCCGGCACGGGGCTGGGGCTTTCCATCTCCCGTCACCTGGTTCGGGCCATGGGAGGGGAGATCCTCGTGGCCAGCGAACCGGGGGCGGGAAGCGTCTTCTCCTTCTCCCTGGTCCTGTCCCCCGCCCCGGAGGGAGTCCGGTCCGGCCGACCCGGGGACGAGGGGAGCGCCCCCCTGCCCGAAGGGGTCCGGGTCCTCCTGGCGGAGGACAACCCCGCCAACCGGAAGCTCATGGCGGCGCTCCTGGGGCGTCTGCACTGGCAGATCCGGGAGGCGGCCACGGGGGAGGAGGCGCTGCGCCTCTTCGTCCGAACCCCCTTCGACCTGGTGCTCCTGGACATCCAGATGCCCGAACTGGACGGCCTGGAGGTGGCTCGTCGCATCCGTGCCCTGGAGAAGGCTCGGAGCGCGGGGCGGGTCCTGCTGGTGGCCCTGACCGCCTTTGCCACCAAGGAGGACCGGCGCCGCTGCCTGGAGGTGGGGATGGACGAGTACCTTCCCAAGCCCGTGACTCCGGTGGAGCTGCGGCGCACCCTGGGAGGGCTGCTCTCCCGTCGCGCTTCCTCCGAGGAGGAACCGGAACCTCGGGGGGAGGGGAGGGGGACCTCCGTCACGGACCTGGAGGTCCTGCGGGCCATGACGGAGGGGGACGAGGAGCTGATGCGGGAGTTCGTGGAGGAGTTCCTCCAGTCCCTGCCGGAGCAGCGGGCGGTCCTGGACCGGGCGTATCGGGACCAGGACGAGGGAGAGACGGCCTATGTCCTCCATCGGCTCAAAGGAGGCGCCTCCTATCTGGGGGGGCGGGAGATGGAGTCCCTCTCCGCGGACCTGATGACCCTGTACCGGGCAGGGCGAGGGGAGGAGGCCCGTCCCCGCATCCCCGAGCTGCTGGGTCTGCTGGCCCGGGCAGAGGAGGAGCTTCGGGAGGAGATGGAGGTGGCCCTGTCCGGAGCCCCAAGCCTTCGGGAGGGCGTTGACGGAGAGAAGTTGCCGCAGTAG
- a CDS encoding response regulator, with the protein MGGKGFFAFLPFPEVVVRVMVPSYGVLVAEDDPCMVRLYRGFLASCPGFVLLGTVDRGEDLLRWFREGRGGDLLLLDLYLVGTHGLDVLMELRRLRVEVDTLVVSSENRPEAVREAFRLGAFDYLVKPFGAERLKQSLQAFRDFRGRLDGFEGGLLQEQVDALRERAPSPVEEGLPKGLHPATLRSVLAFLARAASLSSEEVGAELGLSRTTARRYLEYLASQGMADLVLDHRGRGRPLHRYCLSASSD; encoded by the coding sequence ATGGGAGGCAAGGGCTTCTTTGCTTTTCTACCCTTCCCCGAGGTGGTGGTGCGGGTCATGGTCCCTTCCTACGGCGTCCTGGTGGCGGAGGACGACCCCTGCATGGTACGGCTCTATCGAGGGTTTCTGGCGTCCTGCCCCGGTTTCGTCCTCCTGGGGACGGTGGACCGGGGGGAAGACCTGCTCCGGTGGTTCCGGGAGGGAAGGGGGGGAGACCTTCTGCTCCTGGACCTCTACCTGGTGGGGACCCACGGACTGGACGTCCTGATGGAGCTGCGGCGTCTTCGCGTGGAGGTGGACACCCTGGTGGTGTCCTCCGAAAACCGCCCCGAGGCGGTTCGGGAGGCCTTCCGTCTGGGAGCCTTCGACTATCTGGTGAAGCCCTTTGGGGCGGAGCGTCTGAAACAGTCCCTCCAGGCCTTTCGGGATTTTCGAGGACGCCTGGACGGATTCGAGGGGGGGCTTCTGCAGGAGCAGGTGGACGCCCTGCGGGAACGCGCCCCTTCTCCCGTCGAGGAGGGCCTCCCGAAGGGGCTGCATCCTGCCACCCTCCGATCCGTCCTGGCCTTCCTGGCTCGTGCCGCCAGTCTCTCCTCCGAGGAGGTGGGGGCGGAGCTGGGCCTGTCCCGAACCACCGCTCGGCGCTACCTGGAGTACCTGGCGTCCCAGGGTATGGCGGACCTGGTGCTGGACCATCGAGGCAGGGGGAGGCCCCTGCACCGTTACTGCCTGTCGGCCTCGTCGGACTGA